The following proteins come from a genomic window of Cronobacter muytjensii ATCC 51329:
- the glpK gene encoding glycerol kinase GlpK — protein sequence MMTPEKKYIVALDQGTTSSRAVVMDHDANIVSVSQREFEQIYPRPGWVEHDPMEIWASQSSTLVEALAKADISSDQIAAIGITNQRETAVVWERETGKPIHNAIVWQCRRTSEICEKLKRDGMEDYVRETTGLVIDPYFSGTKVKWILDHVEGSRERAKRGELLFGTVDTWLIWKMTQGRVHVTDYTNASRTMLFNIHELDWDDRMLDVLDIPRAMLPQVRKSSEVYGQTNIGGKGGTRIPIAGIAGDQQAALFGQLCVKEGMAKNTYGTGCFMLMNTGEKAVASTHGLLTTIACGPRGEVNYALEGAVFMAGASIQWLRDEMKLISDAFDSEYFATKVKDTNGVYVVPAFTGLGAPYWDPYARGAIFGLTRGVNSNHIIRATLESIAFQTRDVLEAMQADSGIRLHALRVDGGAVANNFLMQFQSDILGTRVERPEVREVTALGAAYLAGLAVGYWQNLDELQEKAVIEREFRPGIETTERNYRYEGWRKAVKRAMAWEEHDKE from the coding sequence ATGATGACTCCAGAAAAAAAATATATCGTTGCACTCGACCAGGGCACGACCAGCTCCCGCGCCGTGGTGATGGATCATGACGCAAACATTGTCAGCGTCTCCCAGCGTGAATTTGAACAAATCTATCCGCGTCCGGGCTGGGTAGAGCATGATCCGATGGAGATTTGGGCCTCCCAGAGCTCCACGCTGGTGGAAGCACTGGCCAAAGCAGACATCAGTTCCGATCAGATTGCCGCTATCGGCATCACCAACCAGCGCGAAACCGCAGTGGTCTGGGAGCGCGAAACCGGCAAGCCGATTCATAATGCGATCGTCTGGCAGTGCCGCCGTACCTCGGAGATTTGCGAGAAGCTGAAGCGCGACGGCATGGAAGATTACGTGCGTGAGACGACCGGCCTTGTGATCGACCCGTACTTTTCCGGCACCAAAGTAAAATGGATTCTGGATCACGTAGAAGGCTCTCGCGAGCGTGCCAAACGCGGCGAACTGCTGTTCGGTACCGTTGATACCTGGCTTATCTGGAAAATGACCCAGGGGCGCGTACATGTCACCGACTACACCAACGCCTCGCGCACTATGCTGTTCAACATCCACGAGCTTGACTGGGATGACAGAATGCTCGACGTGCTGGATATCCCGCGCGCCATGCTGCCGCAGGTGCGTAAATCGTCAGAAGTTTACGGCCAGACCAACATCGGCGGTAAAGGCGGCACCCGTATTCCTATCGCCGGTATCGCGGGCGACCAGCAGGCGGCGCTGTTCGGCCAGCTCTGCGTGAAGGAAGGGATGGCGAAAAACACCTACGGCACCGGCTGCTTTATGCTGATGAACACGGGCGAAAAAGCGGTGGCGTCTACCCACGGTCTGCTGACTACCATCGCCTGCGGCCCTCGCGGCGAAGTGAACTACGCGCTCGAAGGCGCCGTGTTTATGGCGGGTGCGTCCATTCAGTGGCTGCGCGACGAGATGAAACTTATCAGCGACGCGTTTGACTCCGAATATTTCGCGACCAAAGTGAAAGACACCAACGGCGTTTACGTGGTACCGGCGTTTACCGGCCTCGGCGCGCCGTACTGGGACCCGTACGCCCGCGGCGCGATTTTCGGCCTGACCCGTGGCGTGAACTCGAACCACATCATCCGCGCGACGCTGGAATCGATTGCCTTCCAGACCCGTGACGTGCTGGAAGCGATGCAGGCGGATTCTGGCATTCGTCTGCACGCCCTGCGCGTGGACGGCGGCGCAGTGGCCAACAACTTCCTGATGCAATTCCAGTCTGACATTCTCGGCACCCGCGTGGAGCGCCCGGAAGTCCGTGAAGTCACAGCCCTGGGCGCAGCCTATCTGGCTGGTCTGGCGGTCGGCTACTGGCAGAACCTGGATGAGCTGCAGGAAAAAGCGGTGATTGAGCGTGAGTTCCGCCCGGGTATTGAAACCACCGAGCGTAACTACCGTTACGAAGGCTGGCGCAAAGCGGTAAAACGCGCCATGGCCTGGGAAGAGCATGATAAAGAGTAA
- a CDS encoding YibL family ribosome-associated protein, translated as MKEIEKAEIKRLSDRLDAARHQQAAVSLTEAADKYAELEQEIATLEAEIARLKDVRTDKLSKEAQKLMAMPFKRPITKKEQADMGKLKKSVRGLVVVHPMTALGREMGLKEMTGFAKSAF; from the coding sequence ATGAAAGAAATCGAAAAAGCTGAAATCAAACGCCTGAGCGACCGCCTTGATGCCGCGCGTCACCAGCAGGCTGCTGTTTCCCTGACGGAAGCGGCCGACAAATACGCCGAGCTTGAGCAGGAGATAGCGACGCTGGAAGCGGAAATCGCACGCCTGAAAGATGTACGCACCGATAAGCTCAGCAAAGAGGCGCAGAAACTGATGGCGATGCCGTTTAAACGCCCCATCACTAAAAAAGAGCAGGCCGACATGGGCAAGCTGAAGAAAAGCGTGCGCGGGCTGGTTGTCGTTCACCCCATGACCGCACTGGGCCGTGAAATGGGCCTGAAAGAAATGACCGGCTTTGCAAAGAGCGCGTTTTAA
- the lldP gene encoding L-lactate permease, with amino-acid sequence MHLWQQNYDPAGNIWLSSLIAALPILFFFFALIKLKLKGYLAATITVVIALLVALFFYKMPVERAFASVVYGFFYGLWPIAWIIIAAVFVYKISVKTGQFDIIRSSILSITPDQRLQMLIVGFSFGAFLEGAAGFGAPVAITAALLVGLGFNPLYAAGLCLIVNTAPVAFGAMGIPILVAGQVTGLDSFAIGQMVGRQLPFLTIIVLFWIMAIMDGWRGIKETWPAVLVAGGSFAIAQYLSSNFIGPELPDIISSLVSLVCLTLFLKRWQPVRIFRFGDVGASVVDQTLARKNYTPGQVVRAWTPFLFLTATVTLWSIPPFKALFAKGGPLADLVFNVSVPFLDGLVARMPPVVAQATSYAAVYKFDWLSATGTAIFVAAIISILWLRMKPKAAVETFGQTMKELMLPIYSIGMVLAFAFISNYSGLSSTLALALAHTGSAFPFFSPFLGWLGVFLTGSDTSSNALFAALQATAAQQTGVSDILMVAANTTGGVTGKMISPQSIAIACAAVGLVGKESDLFRFTVKHSLAFTCMVGLITLLQAYYFTWMIP; translated from the coding sequence ATGCACCTCTGGCAGCAGAATTACGACCCGGCAGGGAATATCTGGCTCTCAAGCCTGATAGCCGCTTTGCCAATCCTGTTTTTCTTTTTCGCGCTGATTAAGCTCAAGCTGAAAGGCTACCTGGCGGCGACCATTACCGTCGTCATCGCCCTGCTGGTGGCGCTCTTTTTCTATAAAATGCCCGTTGAACGCGCGTTCGCGTCTGTCGTCTACGGCTTCTTCTACGGCCTGTGGCCGATCGCGTGGATTATTATCGCCGCGGTGTTTGTCTATAAAATCTCGGTGAAAACCGGGCAGTTCGACATTATCCGCTCCTCGATTCTCTCCATCACGCCCGACCAGCGCCTGCAAATGCTCATCGTCGGCTTCTCGTTCGGCGCGTTTCTCGAAGGGGCCGCAGGTTTCGGCGCGCCGGTCGCAATCACCGCGGCGCTGCTGGTGGGGCTTGGCTTTAACCCGCTTTACGCCGCAGGCCTGTGCCTGATAGTAAATACTGCGCCGGTGGCGTTTGGCGCGATGGGCATTCCGATTCTGGTGGCAGGCCAGGTGACCGGCCTCGACAGCTTTGCGATTGGCCAGATGGTGGGCCGCCAGCTGCCTTTCCTGACCATTATCGTGCTGTTCTGGATCATGGCGATTATGGACGGCTGGCGCGGTATTAAAGAGACCTGGCCGGCAGTGCTGGTGGCGGGCGGCTCGTTCGCCATCGCCCAGTATTTAAGCTCGAACTTTATCGGCCCGGAGCTGCCGGACATCATCTCCTCACTGGTATCGCTGGTCTGCCTGACGCTGTTTCTCAAACGCTGGCAGCCGGTGCGCATTTTCCGCTTCGGCGACGTGGGCGCCTCGGTGGTCGATCAGACGCTGGCGCGCAAAAATTACACCCCAGGCCAGGTAGTGCGCGCCTGGACACCGTTCCTGTTCCTGACCGCCACGGTCACGCTCTGGAGCATTCCGCCGTTTAAAGCGCTGTTCGCCAAAGGCGGCCCGCTCGCGGATCTGGTATTTAACGTCTCCGTACCGTTCCTGGATGGCCTGGTCGCGCGCATGCCGCCCGTCGTCGCGCAGGCGACCTCCTATGCCGCCGTGTATAAATTCGACTGGCTCTCCGCCACCGGCACCGCGATTTTCGTGGCGGCCATCATCTCGATTCTCTGGCTGCGCATGAAGCCAAAAGCCGCCGTGGAAACCTTCGGCCAGACGATGAAAGAGCTGATGCTGCCGATTTACTCCATCGGCATGGTGCTGGCCTTCGCGTTTATCTCGAACTACTCAGGGCTGTCTTCGACGCTGGCGCTGGCGCTGGCGCATACCGGCAGCGCGTTTCCGTTCTTCTCGCCGTTCCTCGGCTGGCTCGGCGTGTTCCTGACAGGCTCAGATACCTCGTCGAACGCGCTCTTCGCAGCGCTTCAGGCGACGGCGGCGCAGCAGACCGGCGTCTCCGATATTTTAATGGTCGCGGCGAACACCACTGGCGGCGTGACCGGCAAAATGATTTCGCCGCAGTCTATCGCTATCGCCTGCGCGGCGGTGGGGCTGGTCGGTAAAGAGTCCGATCTGTTCCGCTTCACCGTGAAGCACAGCCTGGCATTCACCTGCATGGTGGGGCTGATTACGTTACTGCAGGCTTACTACTTTACCTGGATGATCCCATGA
- the lldR gene encoding transcriptional regulator LldR → MTLMTRRLADHLVERIRALIAERGLEAGMRLPSERQLAQELGVSRNSLREALQILIRDGLLISRRGGGTFVRYQLEPWSEQRIVQPIRNLMADDPGYRYDILEARHAIEASTAWYAALRATAQDKEKLRYCFDAMLQFTERDDPDLASQADVRFHLAIAEASHNVVLLQTMRGFFDLLQSSVMESRQRMYQQQPIFAQLTGQHREMLEAIETGDAERARKATLRHLGFVHSTIKQLDEDVARQARVTRLPDDVMKPSRENDE, encoded by the coding sequence ATGACATTAATGACCCGACGGCTGGCCGACCATCTGGTGGAGCGCATCCGCGCGCTTATCGCCGAGCGCGGCCTGGAAGCGGGAATGCGCCTGCCCTCGGAGCGACAGCTGGCGCAAGAGCTTGGCGTGTCGCGCAATTCGCTGCGCGAGGCGTTGCAGATTTTGATTCGAGACGGGCTGCTGATAAGCCGTCGTGGCGGCGGCACCTTTGTGCGCTATCAGCTGGAGCCGTGGTCGGAACAACGTATCGTTCAGCCCATCCGCAACCTGATGGCCGACGATCCGGGTTATCGCTACGACATTTTAGAAGCGCGCCACGCCATTGAGGCCAGCACCGCCTGGTACGCGGCGCTGCGCGCCACCGCGCAGGATAAAGAAAAGCTGCGCTACTGCTTTGACGCGATGCTGCAATTTACCGAGCGCGACGACCCGGATCTCGCCTCCCAGGCCGACGTGCGCTTTCACCTGGCGATTGCCGAGGCCTCGCACAATGTGGTGCTGCTCCAGACCATGCGCGGCTTTTTCGATCTGTTGCAGTCGTCGGTGATGGAGAGCCGTCAGCGCATGTATCAGCAGCAGCCGATTTTTGCCCAGCTCACCGGCCAGCACCGCGAGATGCTGGAGGCCATCGAGACGGGCGACGCCGAGCGCGCGCGCAAAGCGACGCTGCGTCACCTCGGCTTTGTCCACTCGACCATTAAACAGCTTGATGAAGATGTCGC